From Impatiens glandulifera chromosome 7, dImpGla2.1, whole genome shotgun sequence:
ATCAATTCCTCTTTTATTCAGATCTCTGATACTCCTTTGCATCTTCTGTATACCTGTTGTTGACCTTTGGATTTGAAATGGATCCGATGTTTATGATGAGCCGATTCGAAATAATTGCTTtctaaagtcttattagctaaTCATTAGGCAGAGATTATCATCTAATTCAGAGCATCTTCACTGGCATGTTCTTGGGCAAGTTGAGATATTGCAAATAGTCTCTAAGAATGTTCATTTATGTTCTTCTACTTTCTTGGGCTGAATTGATCATTTCCATGGGAGACCTGGTTTTGGTGGTTACTTTGATTCTTAAGTGATGGAATTCCCATGTTAAAATAATGCCATTATGTCTTAAAACTGTTGAGGTTTAAACCGAGaaaagaattttatttgattcttcaaTTAGAGAATACAGGGTATTATCTTTGTAATGATGGAGTTTCTTATTTATCAATGTGGAGGTTCTGGGGGTTATGGGTATCTGCGGCAACCATTATGGTGGATTGGCATGATCACGAGTAAGTTGCAGCATTGTGTTTAGATAACGATTGGAAGATTGTATGATGATTGTGAAAATGACATTTGTTTTGGGGGGGTTTATGCAGTGATTGTTGGAGAATTAGCCAATTTTGTTGCGTATATATATGCTCCTGCTGTCCTTGTAACACCTCTTGGAGCATTGAGTATTATTGTCAGGTAAATCTGAAATCAGTTCAtgagttttttctttcttagtTTTTAATAGGTTAGGATGGCGGTGATCTGATTCTTGATTCATATATATACAGTGCTGTTCTTGCTCATTTTCTATTGAAGGAGAAACTTAAGAGAATGGGAATTCTAGGTTGCGTCTTGTGTGTGGTGGGGTCCACTCTGATTGTTCTTCATGCGCCCGGTGAACATAGCCTTAGTTCAGTTGAAGAAATATGGGAATTGGCGATACAACCGAGTGAGTAGATTAAATAAGCTGCAATTACTGATACAAAAATGCTgcaaattgttttatttttgtttgatttttatattttccacATTCTAGCTTTTCTGTTGTACACGGCCTCAGCTGTAGCAATAGTTCTTGTGCTGGTATTGTACTGCGAGCCTCGGTTTGGGCAGACTAATATAATGGTTTACATTGGCATATGTTCGATTATTGGCTCTTTGACTGTCATGAGTATTAAAGCAATCGGCATTGCCATAAAACTGACATTAGAGGGTTCAAGCCAAGTAGCCAGCCTTCAAACATGGATTTTCGCAATGGTGGCTGTTTCGTGTATAATCACTcagttgaattatttaaataaggtttGTTCTTCCAagaaatggaaaataaaattatttggataatttggataattttttGCTATGTGAATCCTTCTTATAAACTGGTTATTTTCAGGCCTTGGACACTTTTAACACTGCAGTTGTTTCTCCAATATACTACGCCATGTTCACATCATTGACGATTTTGGCCAGTGCCATTATGTTTAAGGTACGAAGACCCATATGATTGGCTGATCAAGCTAgctattatatatgttatatataaactttGCCGATTTTGTAGGATTGGGCAGGTGAGAGTGCAAGCAATATAGTTTCAGCACTTTGTGGATTCATTACAGTGCTTTCGGGTACCATGATTTTGCATAGTACTAGAGAACCCGATCTTCTTCCCACCACAGGTAAAAAATCTTCTCCTGTTTACCCATTTTGGGACACCTATATGTTGTTTCTGCATCACAAATGTGATCTTATTTTCCTATTTTGCAGAGTACTCGACAATTTCTCCTCAAATTTCATGGATCATCCATGGGAACGGTGAAATATGGAAATACAAAGAGAACGACGACTTGAATCCAGAAGTTATTGGGTTAATTCGTCAAGATCACTTTAAGTAGTAGATGTAGCTTTAATGATTGTGGTTGCAGAAGACTCAGTGTCTTGAAGatgatacaaacaggaagagtACCCGAGACGAGACAATGTAGATTTCGACGTTTTCGGCCATCGGGTTACAAATATAGCTGATGGGTGGAccagatttttttttctttctttcaccAAGGTAGTATGGTTATGTAGTTTGTGCCCTGATTTCTTCTTCCATTTGGTGTAGAacaataacacatttttataattccttatttatttGTCTGTATCAAAAATTGGTTTGTCGTTTGATgtcgatattttgtttttaaaaagcTAGCACAATTCCGACTAAATAGTCTAAACCAAAAAATACCCAGTTAGTAATTCAAATTACCCTAGATCAAACAtcaaattattagttttatttgagAAGTGGAAAATTCTTTTACTAAATAAAAGTGCatattacaaattataattacagTGAAGGGCTGCTCTCAGCCTTAGAAATAAAGTTCTCCTTATGACAAAAGTGAACACATATACAACAGTTACAAAACCAATAAGCATTACGAATATAAGCAACAAAAATCTTTCAACTGGAATAGGGTTTCAGGAGCGAAGACGAGGTTCTCTCCGTGTCCTTCCTTGATTGAAAAGACGAATTTACCCCGGCCTCGGCTTGAAACGATGTATATGAGACCGGCGCTGAAGCTGCAGCTATGGTCGAAACGGGACTAAGAGAATCAATGATCACACTTGAATTGGTTCCACTGATGTTCACTTCACCAGTTCTCG
This genomic window contains:
- the LOC124945783 gene encoding probable magnesium transporter NIPA6, producing the protein MYSDNLIGFCLAVASSAFIGSSFIIKKKGLQKAGASGPRASSGGYGYLRQPLWWIGMITMIVGELANFVAYIYAPAVLVTPLGALSIIVSAVLAHFLLKEKLKRMGILGCVLCVVGSTLIVLHAPGEHSLSSVEEIWELAIQPTFLLYTASAVAIVLVLVLYCEPRFGQTNIMVYIGICSIIGSLTVMSIKAIGIAIKLTLEGSSQVASLQTWIFAMVAVSCIITQLNYLNKALDTFNTAVVSPIYYAMFTSLTILASAIMFKDWAGESASNIVSALCGFITVLSGTMILHSTREPDLLPTTEYSTISPQISWIIHGNGEIWKYKENDDLNPEVIGLIRQDHFK